In Pseudodesulfovibrio sp. S3, a genomic segment contains:
- a CDS encoding TAXI family TRAP transporter solute-binding subunit: MPLLRTPLILLSALWLLLMPGCSSEPPPETQTPKPSPPPKNLALSFNGGPMGGTFNYFANKMANIISDEVEWLNIITKISGGSFENLAELDESMTDMGIVYAGDAFLGRRGSLPGDPKRYDQTRALAYLYGAPAQLVVRKDLDIESVQDLKGMTIAIGNPGSGAALSAERFFRHLNLWHSIEPQTVGYSRAAGDFIAGKVDGFWVLVGYPNVSIIEAASRTEITIMDLHPAAVASDFYNLYPFYTEVVIPADTYAHQTEPVFTFQDSALWCARSDLSENAVYESLKAIFSDNGLKKLQRTHRAARSISLKTGIQHLPIPLHPGAVRFWSDHEIAIPPILLP; encoded by the coding sequence ATGCCCCTCTTGCGCACGCCCCTGATCCTTTTGAGCGCCCTGTGGCTGCTCCTCATGCCGGGCTGCTCTTCCGAACCGCCCCCGGAGACTCAAACTCCGAAACCGTCCCCGCCTCCGAAAAACCTTGCCCTGTCCTTCAACGGCGGCCCCATGGGCGGAACCTTCAATTATTTCGCCAACAAAATGGCAAACATTATTTCCGACGAAGTCGAATGGCTGAATATCATAACCAAAATATCCGGCGGTTCCTTTGAAAACCTGGCAGAACTCGACGAATCCATGACGGACATGGGCATCGTCTATGCCGGTGACGCCTTTCTGGGACGCAGGGGCAGTCTGCCCGGAGACCCGAAACGGTATGATCAGACCCGGGCACTGGCCTACCTATACGGCGCACCTGCACAGCTCGTGGTCCGCAAAGACCTGGACATCGAATCCGTTCAAGACCTCAAAGGCATGACCATAGCCATCGGCAACCCAGGTTCGGGCGCTGCCCTGAGCGCAGAGCGATTCTTCCGGCACTTGAACCTATGGCATTCCATCGAACCGCAGACCGTGGGCTATTCCCGGGCAGCAGGCGATTTTATCGCCGGAAAAGTGGACGGATTCTGGGTTCTGGTGGGGTATCCCAACGTCTCCATCATTGAAGCGGCCAGCCGCACCGAGATCACCATCATGGACCTGCACCCGGCCGCCGTGGCCTCCGATTTCTACAATCTCTACCCCTTCTACACCGAGGTCGTCATTCCGGCGGACACCTATGCCCACCAGACAGAACCCGTATTTACCTTCCAAGATTCGGCCCTCTGGTGCGCGCGCTCAGATCTGAGCGAAAACGCCGTCTACGAAAGCCTGAAGGCCATTTTCTCCGACAACGGCCTGAAAAAACTGCAGCGCACCCACAGGGCAGCCCGGTCCATCTCCCTGAAAACCGGAATTCAGCACCTGCCCATCCCGCTCCACCCCGGCGCGGTCCGGTTCTGGTCCGACCACGAGATAGCAATCCCGCCGATACTGCTGCCCTAG
- the thpR gene encoding RNA 2',3'-cyclic phosphodiesterase: MPRLFIGINLPKSYRKDLKPFTSRLSLLTDANVNWSRPETWHLTLKFLGDTEPDQIPAIIESLAAIVFPAFTMQAGSAGAFPNPRQARILWLGLEQGAEECTGLAAAVEDTLGGIGIPREKKRFRPHLTLGRVRKPGPGNWQTVLDAASQNPWPQFTVDRFILWRSQLAPTGAVHTPLTEFPLSGSINHTRYR, translated from the coding sequence ATGCCGCGCCTGTTCATCGGCATCAACTTACCGAAATCTTACCGAAAAGATCTCAAACCATTTACATCAAGACTTTCTCTCCTGACCGATGCCAACGTGAACTGGTCCAGGCCCGAGACATGGCACCTGACCCTGAAATTCCTGGGGGACACGGAACCGGATCAGATTCCCGCCATCATTGAATCCCTGGCTGCCATCGTATTTCCCGCCTTCACCATGCAGGCCGGGAGCGCAGGAGCCTTTCCCAACCCAAGACAAGCGCGCATTCTCTGGCTCGGCCTTGAACAAGGAGCCGAGGAATGCACGGGCCTGGCCGCAGCCGTGGAGGACACCCTGGGCGGCATCGGAATCCCCCGCGAAAAAAAGCGGTTCCGCCCACACCTGACCCTGGGAAGAGTCAGAAAACCGGGTCCGGGAAACTGGCAGACGGTTCTGGATGCAGCGAGCCAAAACCCATGGCCACAGTTCACTGTGGATAGATTCATCCTGTGGCGGAGCCAACTTGCCCCCACGGGAGCGGTGCATACCCCGCTTACAGAATTCCCGCTCTCCGGCAGCATAAACCACACACGTTACCGCTGA
- a CDS encoding malic enzyme-like NAD(P)-binding protein gives MALFTKQEALDYHSDKRKGKLEVISIKPCDNQKHLSMAYSPGVAEACRAIHAETELVYEYTNKGNLVAVVSNGTAVLGLGNIGPEAGKPVMEGKGVLFKIFSDIDVYDLNINAKTPDEVVAFCKMLEPTFGGINLEDIKAPECFEIETRLKAEMGIPVFHDDQHGTAIISAAGIINALEISGKKIEDIKIVVSGAGAAAIACSNLYVHMGVKRENIFMFDSRGLIHAGREGLNEFKKAYAQAEDKGSLADCMVGADMFLGLSVKDAINQDMVKTMAENAIIFACANPDPEIPYPDVKEVRPDIIMGTGRSDFPNQVNNVLGFPFIFRGALDSRATTINEEMKIAAAEALAKLAKEPVAQDICDAYGVDTLEYGIDYIIPKPLDPRVLTWLAPAVAKAAMDTGVAKIKLDLDQYAKDLEARMKASKARTKAVVDTFGYNI, from the coding sequence ATGGCACTGTTCACGAAACAAGAGGCATTGGACTACCATTCCGACAAACGCAAGGGCAAGCTGGAGGTCATCTCCATCAAGCCGTGCGACAACCAGAAACACCTGTCCATGGCGTACAGCCCGGGCGTGGCCGAAGCTTGCCGCGCCATCCATGCCGAAACGGAACTCGTCTACGAATACACCAACAAGGGCAACCTGGTGGCGGTCGTGTCCAACGGCACCGCCGTGCTCGGTCTGGGCAACATCGGCCCTGAAGCGGGCAAGCCGGTCATGGAAGGCAAGGGTGTCCTCTTCAAGATTTTCTCCGACATCGATGTCTACGACCTGAACATCAACGCCAAGACCCCCGACGAAGTGGTGGCCTTCTGCAAGATGCTCGAACCTACCTTCGGCGGCATCAACCTGGAAGACATCAAGGCCCCCGAGTGCTTCGAGATCGAGACCCGCCTCAAGGCTGAGATGGGCATTCCGGTCTTTCACGATGACCAGCACGGCACGGCCATCATCTCGGCGGCAGGCATCATCAATGCCCTGGAAATCTCCGGCAAGAAGATCGAAGACATCAAGATCGTGGTCTCCGGCGCCGGTGCGGCGGCCATTGCCTGCTCCAATCTCTATGTCCACATGGGCGTCAAACGCGAGAACATCTTCATGTTCGACTCCCGCGGCCTGATCCACGCCGGTCGTGAAGGACTGAACGAGTTCAAAAAAGCCTATGCCCAGGCCGAAGACAAAGGCTCCCTGGCCGACTGCATGGTCGGTGCGGACATGTTCCTCGGACTTTCCGTCAAGGACGCCATCAATCAGGACATGGTCAAGACCATGGCCGAAAATGCCATCATCTTTGCCTGCGCCAACCCCGACCCCGAAATCCCCTACCCGGACGTCAAGGAAGTGCGCCCCGACATCATCATGGGCACGGGCCGTTCCGACTTCCCCAACCAGGTCAACAACGTGCTCGGCTTCCCCTTCATCTTCCGGGGTGCGCTCGATTCCCGCGCCACCACCATCAATGAGGAAATGAAGATCGCCGCTGCCGAAGCCCTGGCAAAACTGGCCAAGGAGCCTGTAGCCCAGGATATCTGCGACGCCTACGGAGTGGACACCCTGGAGTACGGCATCGACTACATCATTCCCAAGCCGCTTGACCCGCGTGTGCTGACCTGGCTGGCACCGGCCGTGGCCAAGGCCGCCATGGACACCGGCGTGGCCAAGATCAAGCTCGACCTGGATCAGTACGCCAAGGACCTCGAAGCCCGGATGAAGGCCTCCAAGGCCCGCACCAAGGCCGTGGTGGATACCTTCGGCTACAACATCTAG
- a CDS encoding TRAP transporter fused permease subunit, protein MYDKLNKIEQFLFDFLSVGMVLFYSWSAIFEPAATQYHRGIYVIVTYILVFMLYKSKTLIFRLLDYLLMLASLASVGYWILNFEVINYRTGIETDLDKWMAMIGVLLGIELARRVVGNVFVIIGVIMLLFGMYGAHMPELIAHAGASFPDLCTSIFYRSDGVFGIMANVLATYIILFVLFGAFLEKCGAQRFFIDFPLAAVGHKIGGPAKVSVIASGLFGSISGSAIANTVSTGTFTIPMMIKAGFKRHVAGGIEPAASIGGMFMPPIMGAGGFIMAEMTGLPYSRIMLIAIFPAVMYFFSVFVMVHYEAKKNNIVGERYKHSAMEILKNEWLYTLPLIFITIFMLAGYSPGYSAIVGLATCIGLSFKDDGQRIDPTLLFIMAFMVLCPWLVKLIGFVGGAEVKATIKPFLTGRVLLLYGLIAAAAVFAYRRQTVAGLKNEMGGFVAAAREGTINSLKIGATVGVIGVIIGVLTYSGLVLTFADIVIELANGNLVATIFLIALASLVLGMGVPVTAAYLITAVVAVPALTHLGVNEVAAHMIVYWLSQDSNITPPVCIAAFAGATIAGANMWRTAFTSFKFAKFLYLAPFLFAYVPAFSLDADVQEIAIWFSIITVVVFAYAWFMSFIWFKPLKRMFGGSPA, encoded by the coding sequence ATGTACGATAAATTAAATAAAATTGAACAATTCCTCTTCGACTTCCTGTCGGTGGGCATGGTCCTGTTCTACTCCTGGTCCGCCATCTTCGAACCGGCAGCCACCCAGTATCACCGGGGTATCTACGTCATCGTCACGTATATTCTCGTCTTCATGCTCTACAAATCCAAAACCCTGATTTTCAGGCTGCTCGACTATCTGCTCATGTTGGCGTCGCTTGCCTCCGTGGGATACTGGATATTGAATTTCGAAGTCATCAACTACCGCACCGGCATCGAAACTGATCTCGACAAATGGATGGCCATGATCGGCGTCTTGCTGGGCATTGAACTGGCCAGACGCGTGGTCGGCAATGTTTTTGTCATCATCGGCGTGATCATGCTTCTGTTCGGCATGTACGGCGCCCACATGCCCGAGCTTATCGCCCATGCAGGAGCGAGCTTCCCGGACCTGTGCACCTCCATATTCTACCGCTCCGACGGCGTATTCGGCATCATGGCCAACGTACTGGCCACCTACATCATCCTGTTCGTGCTCTTCGGCGCGTTCCTGGAAAAATGCGGGGCGCAGCGGTTCTTCATCGACTTCCCCCTGGCCGCGGTGGGCCACAAAATCGGCGGCCCGGCCAAGGTCTCGGTCATCGCTTCCGGCCTGTTCGGGTCCATCTCCGGTTCGGCCATCGCCAACACCGTGTCCACCGGCACCTTCACCATCCCCATGATGATCAAGGCCGGGTTCAAGCGCCACGTGGCCGGAGGCATCGAGCCTGCGGCCTCCATCGGCGGCATGTTCATGCCCCCGATCATGGGCGCAGGCGGCTTCATCATGGCGGAAATGACCGGTCTGCCCTATTCGCGCATCATGCTCATCGCCATCTTCCCGGCGGTCATGTACTTCTTCTCGGTCTTCGTCATGGTCCATTACGAAGCCAAAAAGAACAACATCGTGGGCGAGCGTTACAAGCACAGCGCCATGGAAATCCTGAAAAATGAATGGCTGTACACCCTGCCGCTCATCTTCATCACCATCTTCATGCTCGCAGGCTACTCGCCGGGCTACTCGGCCATCGTCGGGCTGGCCACCTGCATCGGTCTCTCGTTCAAGGACGACGGCCAACGCATCGACCCGACCCTGCTCTTCATCATGGCCTTCATGGTCCTGTGCCCGTGGCTGGTGAAGCTCATCGGATTCGTCGGCGGCGCAGAGGTCAAGGCGACCATCAAACCGTTCCTGACCGGCCGCGTCCTGCTGCTTTACGGCCTCATCGCTGCTGCCGCGGTCTTTGCCTATCGCAGACAGACCGTGGCCGGACTGAAGAACGAAATGGGCGGCTTCGTTGCCGCAGCCCGCGAGGGTACCATCAACTCGCTCAAGATCGGTGCCACGGTCGGCGTCATCGGCGTCATCATCGGCGTCCTGACCTATTCCGGCCTGGTGCTGACCTTTGCCGACATCGTCATTGAGTTGGCCAACGGCAACCTTGTGGCGACCATCTTCCTCATTGCCCTGGCATCCCTGGTGCTCGGCATGGGCGTCCCGGTCACCGCAGCCTACCTGATCACCGCGGTCGTGGCTGTCCCGGCCCTGACCCACCTGGGCGTCAACGAGGTTGCGGCCCACATGATCGTGTACTGGCTGTCCCAGGACTCCAACATCACGCCGCCGGTCTGCATCGCGGCATTTGCAGGGGCGACCATCGCAGGGGCCAACATGTGGCGCACGGCATTCACTTCGTTCAAATTCGCCAAGTTCCTGTACCTGGCCCCGTTCCTCTTTGCCTATGTCCCGGCATTTTCACTGGATGCGGACGTCCAGGAAATCGCCATCTGGTTTTCGATCATCACGGTCGTGGTGTTTGCATACGCCTGGTTCATGAGCTTCATCTGGTTCAAACCGCTGAAGCGCATGTTCGGGGGATCGCCAGCCTGA